CGTGGACATGGCGAGGTTCCTTCTTCCCCGTGGCGATTAGTGGAATCCTCGCGGCGCATGCTATCCCGCACGCTTTTGCGAACGAGACACGCGCCATTTCTCAGGCAAATCAGCCTACTCTCATCGCCTCAGCGAGCGAACGCGCGTTTTCCTCAGAACTGCCTGATGAAGGCCACCGGCTCGGCCCTATTCCGAAGGAGACCGATCTCACCGCGGGATCTCTCCGAGCGCCCCTCGCTCACGGTGCCGCCATACAATCGCTCGTCCCTCCGCCCTTGAGGCCCTTGACTGCTGAGGCCGGGCGCCGGAGGTCAGACCGGTTCCTTTTCCCACACCCCTGGAGCGAGAGAAGCCCTCCCGTCATCCTCTCCTGATCGCACACCACCTGCCGTTTTCCCGATAAGAATTGCCTCATCTGTCAGCAGGGAGACGACGCTTCCCTGCCGGTTTCGGAACGGGAGGGCATGTTATGGAACGCGCTCAACTTTTCGAGACGCTTGAGTCCGAATCTTTCGGCGCTCGATTCCTCCGAACCCTTCGAGAAAGCTGGCGAGATTTTCGCGAGGACCCGAAGGGTTTTCTTCAAGCCCTCTTGGGCGCGGAATCCGAGCCCCTGTGGAAAAGACTTCAGCTGGGTTTGCGGGATCACTGGCAAGAATTTCGCGCCGATCCCCAGAGCTATCTCCGATTCCTCCTGAGCAGCAGCGAGCCGGATCAGCGACGAAAGCGCATCTTGTTCGCTGGATGGCTCCTTTCCGTGGTTGCGATTGTTGCCGTCGTGTCGCTAGAGAAAGCCGTTCACCGGCCCATCCCCCATCACCTGGAACCCCAGATTGCCCAAGCTACCGTGACACTGGTCGAACCTTTGCCTCCACCACCACTGTATGCGCCGCGGCAGCGGGTGCGAGCCGGCGGTGGCGGCGGGGGAGGACGAAAGGAGGCGCAACCACCTTCTTTTGGCAAGCTGCCAAAGGCTGAACTGAAGCCGCCCATTGTCGCTCCGAGCCCTCACCCCCCCGAGATCAAAGAGCCTTCTCTTCCCGTGCTGCCCACGATCATGGCGCAACCAGAACTTCTTCCAAAGCTCGACCTCAGCCTCCCCCTTGGCGATCCGACGAGTCACTCATCCATCCCCTCATCGGGACCAGGATCGGGTGGCGGCATCGGAGCAGGTCAAGGAGGTGGTGTCGGTCCTGGACGAGGCGTCGGATATGGCCCGGGAGAAGGATGGAATACAGGAGGAGGCGCGCCTCGGATCGGCGGCGGAGACGTCACCAGCCGCCCCATCATCACGTTCAAACCCAGGCCGGAATGGACGGAGGAAGCCCGGCGAAATCGCATTCAGGGAGTCGTCATCCTCAGCGCTACCTTCGGCGCCGATGGGAGGATCAAACAGGTCCGCGTCATTCGAGGATTAGGATACGGCCTCGATGAGAAGGCCATCGAAGCGGCCACGAAGATCCAGTTCGTCCCCGCGCGCGACGCCCGAGGAAATCCGATGGATTGGCGAGGGACGATCTACGTCGAATTCCACCTGTTGTGAGGAGCCTATGCCGGAATCGGAACCACGACAGCGACTGAGTTTGTGGGGGATCCTCTCGCTGCTCATCCTAGGCGGAATCGCCTATTTCTTTGTCGCACGAGGCGATCTCCTTTTCCTTTACGAACTAGCGATCGTTGCCCTGAGTCTCTTCCTGGTCATCGTCGCCTTCGACATCGGCCTGAGCGACCGCGAGGGGGGGAATCGAAATAGCTGGTGAGCGCCTCTCACCGTCTGTTGCATTGCAGAATCCAGACACCCGCCTGTTTTGAAGCGGGGAGATGACGGTCGTCATCAGCGCCGGCCGGAGTTGAGGAGAATCCCATTTCCGGTTCTCGCCTGGGATGATTAACTCGTCATCTCTGTGGCGGGTTTGCTTGTCGACGCAAAATTGCCGCACTCCCCCGTCGGAACTCATTCTTGCTGGAGTCCTCTTAACTTTCACTTTTTCCGCACATTCCGCCTCGGGCGACGACGTGCGCCGATGTGGTATGACAATTGCATAGAGGAGAAGCGGGAATATGAAACACCACATCAACAAGGAGGGAGAATCATGAGAAAGCTTCTCGTGCTCGCCAACGTCGTCGCTCTGGCCTTTGTCCTGTCCGGTGCTGTGGGAGCGTCCCAAAAAAAGGCGCCGGGGAGAACAGAGGCCCAGCATCCCACACAAGCGAAGGTGAGAACCGCGCGAGGCGAAATCAGCACCGTGGATCTCAACGCGAGGACCCTGACGCTGATGGAGCGCGGCAAAGCCATCACCATCGCCTATGACGACCAAACCAAATTCACCGAGTCTGGACGTCCTGTCCAGCCTTCGGCGATCAAATCCGGGATGATGGCCACCGTGAGGTACGCTGAGCAAGGGGGGAGAAATATCGCGCACGAAGTTCACCTCCGCCCAGCCGCCCATCCCGCTAAGAAGAGCAAACCGTAAGCTGCAACCCCGGGGGACCCCCGAGGCGCCAAGCCCCCAAAGGGTCCCCCACTCTGAATGGAACTCGAGGAATTTCGCACCGAAGGAGGCAGCCGTATGAAAGGGGCAATGAAGGCGACGATGATCGTTCTCTTAACTGCCGTGAGTCTCGGCACGCGCGCCGTTCTGGCGATGGCTCAACAGAGTCGCAACCGCCTCTCGGATGAGACGATCAAAACCCTGGTGGAGCGCCGGCTCATTAAGCACCACTTGCAGCGAGACAACAACATCGCTGTGTCGGTTGAGGATGGCGTCGTGACGCTCACGGGAACTGTGCGCAGCCTGGCCGAGAAACAGCAAGCCGAGAAAGACGCGCGCAGCGTGGATGACGTTGCCAATGTAGAGAACCATTTGAGCATCTCACCGGAAAGCCTTTCCGATCAGCAGATCGCCGACGCCGTGGCCAGAAACATCCGCACGTATGCCTTCTACGATATCTTTGATTGGATCACGGGGGACGTGAATAATGGCGTGGTGACGTTGAAAGGATGGGTGCGCGAGCCGTGGCGCAAAAGCGATTACGAGCGATTGGCAACGCGAGTCCCGGGCGTAAAGGAGGTGCGGAACGACATTCAGGTTCTCCCCACTTCGATCTTCGACGATCAACTGCGCATTCGGATCGCTCGGCTGATCTACCATGATCCGGTGTTCGAGCGATATGCGTTCCAACCCTATCCGCCGATCCACATCATCGTCGAGAACGGAAACGTCATTCTCGAAGGTACGGTCAGCGATCCGGTCGAGCGGCAATTGGCCGAGACGATCGTCCGGGGGGATACGTTGGCGTTGAGCGTGACGAATAATCTCAAAGTGGAATCGCCACGAGAGCCCCGGAAGGATCACCTGCTTTGATTGACCGACATGGCCATCGAATCAAGCGTGACACAGCGAAGGCCGCTCGATCTGAGAGCCGTCGAGCGGAGAAATCACCGCAAGGAGGTTGGAAAAATGGCAGGGGGAAAGATGATGAAAATCCGAATGTGGGTGGGAGCGGTCGGGCTAGGCCTGGCACTGGTTGTGGGTGCCGTGGCGGGATCGCTGATCACGGCGAAGAACCAGGGATTGCCGCTATATACAGCGCGGGTGGTTCCCCTGTATATAGCGACACATGAAGCCCGGGGCGAAGGTCATGCACCGCTGCCCATGACCTTCGCTCCCATCGTCAAGCCGGCGATGGCTGCGGTCGTCAATATCTCTTCATCGAAGATGGTTCGCACGCCGGGGGCAGGTCCCTGGGCGCCGCTGTTCAACGACCCCTTTTTCCGGCAATTCTTTGGTGATCGGTTCCCGTTCAGCATCCCGCGCGAGCGACGCGAGCAGAGCCTGGGTTCCGGAGTCATCGTTAGCCCTGAAGGCTACATCCTCACCAACAACCACGTGGTTGAGGGCGCCACGGACATTAAGGTTGTCCTGGACGATAACCGCGAACTCAAAGCGCGCATCGTGGGTACCGACCCGAAAACCGACGTGGCCGTACTGAAAGTTGATGCCGGCAATCTACCGACGCTCACACTGGGAGATTCCTCGAAGGTTCAAGTGGGTGATCTTGTGTTTGCGATTGGCAATCCCTTCGGTCTGAGTCGGACGGTGACCATGGGAATTGTCAGCGCCACCGGACGCGGCAACTTGGGGATTGAGGATTATGAGGACTTCATCCAGACGGACGCTCCCATCAATCCGGGTAATTCCGGCGGGGCGCTCATCAATGCACGTGGCGAGTTGATCGGCATCAACACGGCGATCCTCTCCAGCGGCGCCCAGGGCAATCAGGGCATCGGGTTCGCTATTCCCATCAATATGGCCCGTCAGGTGATGGAGCAAATCCTTCGGCATGGAAAGGTGATCCGGGGCTACCTCGGTGTGACCATTCAGCCGGTGACCCCCGCGATAGCGAAGGCGTTTGGCCTCCCCCAAGCGCGCGGGGCGCTGGTGGCCGATGTCCGGCCCGACAGCCCAGCGGCACGGAGCGGCCTGAGCAGAGGCGATATTATCCTCGAACTCAGTGGCCAGCCTATCCACGAGAGTCGGGAGCTGCAACTGAAGATCGCGCAAATGGCCCCGGGGACCACTGTGCGCCTGAAAATCTTCCGCAATGGCCAGGAGCGAGAGGTATCAGTTCGGTTAGATGAATTGCCCAGCCAACCACCGTCTCGCAATAACCAGGACAATGAGCCGTCGAGCGCCCTCGATGGCATCAGCGTGGACGAATTAACTCCGCAGGTGGCCCGGCAGTTGGGCCTGTCCGCCTCGATGCGCGGCGTCGTGATCGTTGACGTGGAACCCGGAAGCGCGGCAGCCGACGCCGGTTTACAACGTGGCGATGTGATTCAAGAGGTGAATCGCCAACCTGTCACCAGCGTCCGCGAGTTTGAGCGCGCTGTCGAGCAGGCGGGAAAGAACTCGGTGCTGCTGCTCGTGAATCGAGGGGGAAACACGTTTTACGTTGTCGTCGAACCATACTAAGGGCGATTGTTGGAACGCGCCTTTGCCGTCACGCGAAGTGAGACCAATAGGAGGCTCGCCAACGATTTCGTGAGCGCCGCCAAGCCAATTGGATTCGGCAAAGTTGATGTCATCGGCCTGTGGGTATCTCCGTAGAGTCGTCTAACTATGTGCGCGCTGTGGATCCGTGTTGACGAGCCTTGGGACCAGCTCTAAAATTCCTTCGGGTGTGGAACCGGTGCTTCATTGGGTGGTGCGACATGAGTACGTGGGGATTTTTTCCCTGCTCATGCTGGGCGTCGTCGGCATTCCTTTTCCGGACGAAGGCGTGCTTACCTTCGCTGGCTATCTGATTTACAAAGGCGACCTGCGTCCTGTTCCCACCGCGGCGGCAGCGTTTCTCGGCAGCGTCTGCGGCATCACCGTCAGTTATGGATTGGGCCGCACGATTGGTCTTTACCTGATCAAAAGATACGGACATCTCATTCGCCTCAGGATCGAAGAGGTGGATCGTGTCGAGCAGTGGTTCGATCGCATCGGCAAGTGGGGCTTGCTGCTGGGCTACTTTGTACCGGGCGTCCGCCATCTCATCGCCATAGTAGCTGGAGTTGTCAAACTTCGACTCCCCGTGTTCGCCGCTTTCGCTTATACGGGAGGATTCATCTGGTCGGTGACGTTCATCGCCATGGGTTATCTCTTGGGCGAAGAATGGGCCTGGATCTCAACCAGGATCCCCCGTCCGCTGGCCATCGGTTCGGGCGCGCTCGTTGCTCTCCTCTGGCTTTTTTGGGTCGCGCGAGGGAGGAAATCGTAGGCGGAGCAATATTGTCGTCTTGCGAGGCACGGCGGCTACGTGCGCTCGAACTTCAGAGATAGCTTATGGCTTTTGGTGAGCCGGCTCTGATCGGGATCAATTGGCCTGAGATGCGTTCGCACAACTCACGAGACCTGTTCAAATTCTCTCGGCAGATCGGAGATAGCGGTTGAGGCAGATGGGGACGACAGCGTAAGCTCGACCTTTGATCGCTCGCCGGGAGAAATGTGATTTTCGGTCATCGGACGCCATGACGGAGCGTGAGCGAGGAGGCAGGACACCACCGAATCCCATCGTCGAAGCGCGCGCGGTGGAGATGTTCTATCTTCAACCGGACGGACGTCGTATCGAGGTGATTGCCCCAATTGATCTGGCCATTTACCCAGATCGCATCATCGCCCTTCTTGGTCCGTCCGGCTCGGGCAAGTCCACGCTGCTAAGAATTCTCACGGGATTAGTGCGGCCGTCCGCCGGCGAGGTCCTCTGGCACGGGCAGCCGCTCAATAGTCAGCGCCCGAATGCCGCCATCGTCTTTCAAAGTTTCGCGCTTTTCCCCTGGTTGACCGTGCTGGAAAATGTCGAAGCTCCCCTCAAGGCGCGTGGCCTCGGCAGGGTCGAGCGGCGCAAGCGCGCATTGAAAATTCTCGACATGGTCGGCTTGGACGGATTCGAGACGGCTTATCCCAAGGAGCTGTCCGGCGGGATGAAGCAGCGCGTCGGATTCGCGCGGGCGTTGGTCGTGGAACCGGAAGTGCTGTTCATGGATGAGCCGTTCTCGGCTCTCGATGTGCTGACGGCGGAGAACCTCCGCAGCGAGTTGTTAGAATTGTGGCTGGATCGAAAGATGCCAACGCGCGCGGTCTTCCTCGTTACGCATAACATTGAGGAGGCCGTTCTGTTGGCTGATCGCATCATCGTGCTGAGCCGCAATCCGGCTCGCATCCGCGCCGACTTTGAGGTTCAACTGGCTCACCCGCGCGACCGCAAGGCGGCTCAGTTCGTTGAATTGGTGGACTACATTTACAAGATCCTCACCCAACCTCGCGAAGAGCCGACACAATTGCTAACCGAAGCCAAGCAGGCAGCTGTCAGTGAACCTCCAACAATGAAGTATCAGATGTTGCCGCACGCGCGACCGGGCGGCATCGCTGGCTTAATGGAGATTTTGCTCGACCGTGGCGGGCGCGATGATCTGCATCGCCTTGCGGCCGATTTGATCATGGAAGTGGATGATCTATTGCCGATCGTCGAGGCCGCGGGGATACTGGGATTCGTCAACCTTCAAGAAGGCGATGTGGAGATCACACCCGAGGGTCAGGCCTTCGCCGAAGCTGACATTCTCACCCGAAAAGCTCTCTTCCGCCAGGCGGCGCTCCAGCATGTCCGTCTCCTGCAGCAGATCGAACATGCACTTCGCACCAAATCCGATCATGCCTTGCCCGATGATTTCTTCCTGGACATCTTGGAGGAGCACTTCAGCGAAGAGGAAAGCCAACGGCAACTCGACACAGCGATTCATTGGGGTCGCTACGCCGAAATCTTCGATTACGATGCCGAGAAGGGACGACTTATATTAACGGAGCAATAAGTGGACAGCGAAACGCATCAGCGCACTGTTCATTGTACTACTGACCGCTGCTTTTATGACACCGCTTAGACTACTCAAACCCATCATCTCGGAACGCACGTGGTCATTTTGGATCGATTTGCTTATCTTCGGCGCGGGGCTGGCGCTGTTCTATGCAGTCCTTAGCATCGCCCGCACCTGGTTTGGCCGCGTGACGCCAGTGGTGGAGATTTCGCTCCATCCCTCGGCGTTGCCCGGCTATGCGGCCTTTTCGCTTCTGCGCATCACCATCGCCTATGTCTTGAGTCTTACCTTTACGCTCATTTACGGTTACATTGCGGCGTACAACGCCAAAGCCGAACGCATTATGATCCCACTGCTCGACATCTTGCAGTCCATTCCGGTGCTCAGCTTTTTGCCCGGCGTGATGCTGGCCATGGTGGCGCTGTTTCCGCACCGTCAACTCGGCGTCGAGTTGGGTTCGATCCTGCTCATCTTCACCGGCCAAGTGTGGAACATGGCGTTCAGCTTCTATGCCTCGCTCAAGAGCATTCCGCGCGAGCTGTACGAGGTCGCCCGCATCTATCGCTTCAGTTGGTGGCAACGGTTCACGCAACTGGAATTGCCGTATGCCGCGATTGGGCTGGTGTGGAACTCGATGATGTCGGTAGCGGGTGGATGGTTCTTCCTCATGGCCTGCGAGATGTTCGTGCTGGGCGAGCGCGACTTTCGCCTTCCTGGTATTGGTTCTTATTTGCAGACGGCAGCCGACGCTGGCAATACGTCCGCCATCCTCTGGGGATTGGGTGCGATGATCGGCGTCATTGTGTTGCTCGATCAATTGGTGTGGCGTCCGGTCATCGCCTGGGCGGAGAAGTTTAAATTCGAACAGGTAGAAAGCGCCCGTGTGCCACACTCGCTTGTGCTGGATGTGTTACGCGGCTCGCGGGCGCTCGCTTACATAAACCGCAAAACCATTGCGCCTATGTCTGAGCGCCTGACGTTGTTTTTTGCGCGGCAGGTCCCACCTAGAGAACAGCGTCAACCTTCGGCGTGGCGGATGTGGTTTGTGCGTGCGCTGGCCTTGGTGTTGCTGACCGCCGTTGCGTACGGGCTAATGCACGTCGCATCGCAGATGGCACGACTCACTACCGGAGAGATGGCCCAGATCATGCGTGGTGCGGGCGCTACTTTTCTGCGAGTCACTGTGGCATTGCTCATCGGTGTGAGTTGGACTCTCCCGGTCGGCGTGGCTATCGGTTTTAATCCACGACTGGCGCGCGTGGCGCAGCCGCTCGTGCAGATCGCCGCTTCCGTTCCGGCGACCGCGCTGTTTCCTGTTGTGCTCCTCATGCTCATAAATCTGGGAGGCGGACTGAGTGTGGGCTCGATCCTGCTCATGCTTCTGGG
The Blastocatellia bacterium genome window above contains:
- a CDS encoding energy transducer TonB; its protein translation is MERAQLFETLESESFGARFLRTLRESWRDFREDPKGFLQALLGAESEPLWKRLQLGLRDHWQEFRADPQSYLRFLLSSSEPDQRRKRILFAGWLLSVVAIVAVVSLEKAVHRPIPHHLEPQIAQATVTLVEPLPPPPLYAPRQRVRAGGGGGGGRKEAQPPSFGKLPKAELKPPIVAPSPHPPEIKEPSLPVLPTIMAQPELLPKLDLSLPLGDPTSHSSIPSSGPGSGGGIGAGQGGGVGPGRGVGYGPGEGWNTGGGAPRIGGGDVTSRPIITFKPRPEWTEEARRNRIQGVVILSATFGADGRIKQVRVIRGLGYGLDEKAIEAATKIQFVPARDARGNPMDWRGTIYVEFHLL
- a CDS encoding BON domain-containing protein codes for the protein MKGAMKATMIVLLTAVSLGTRAVLAMAQQSRNRLSDETIKTLVERRLIKHHLQRDNNIAVSVEDGVVTLTGTVRSLAEKQQAEKDARSVDDVANVENHLSISPESLSDQQIADAVARNIRTYAFYDIFDWITGDVNNGVVTLKGWVREPWRKSDYERLATRVPGVKEVRNDIQVLPTSIFDDQLRIRIARLIYHDPVFERYAFQPYPPIHIIVENGNVILEGTVSDPVERQLAETIVRGDTLALSVTNNLKVESPREPRKDHLL
- a CDS encoding DegQ family serine endoprotease; translated protein: MAGGKMMKIRMWVGAVGLGLALVVGAVAGSLITAKNQGLPLYTARVVPLYIATHEARGEGHAPLPMTFAPIVKPAMAAVVNISSSKMVRTPGAGPWAPLFNDPFFRQFFGDRFPFSIPRERREQSLGSGVIVSPEGYILTNNHVVEGATDIKVVLDDNRELKARIVGTDPKTDVAVLKVDAGNLPTLTLGDSSKVQVGDLVFAIGNPFGLSRTVTMGIVSATGRGNLGIEDYEDFIQTDAPINPGNSGGALINARGELIGINTAILSSGAQGNQGIGFAIPINMARQVMEQILRHGKVIRGYLGVTIQPVTPAIAKAFGLPQARGALVADVRPDSPAARSGLSRGDIILELSGQPIHESRELQLKIAQMAPGTTVRLKIFRNGQEREVSVRLDELPSQPPSRNNQDNEPSSALDGISVDELTPQVARQLGLSASMRGVVIVDVEPGSAAADAGLQRGDVIQEVNRQPVTSVREFERAVEQAGKNSVLLLVNRGGNTFYVVVEPY
- a CDS encoding DedA family protein, producing the protein MLHWVVRHEYVGIFSLLMLGVVGIPFPDEGVLTFAGYLIYKGDLRPVPTAAAAFLGSVCGITVSYGLGRTIGLYLIKRYGHLIRLRIEEVDRVEQWFDRIGKWGLLLGYFVPGVRHLIAIVAGVVKLRLPVFAAFAYTGGFIWSVTFIAMGYLLGEEWAWISTRIPRPLAIGSGALVALLWLFWVARGRKS
- a CDS encoding nitrate/sulfonate/bicarbonate ABC transporter ATP-binding protein, whose amino-acid sequence is MTERERGGRTPPNPIVEARAVEMFYLQPDGRRIEVIAPIDLAIYPDRIIALLGPSGSGKSTLLRILTGLVRPSAGEVLWHGQPLNSQRPNAAIVFQSFALFPWLTVLENVEAPLKARGLGRVERRKRALKILDMVGLDGFETAYPKELSGGMKQRVGFARALVVEPEVLFMDEPFSALDVLTAENLRSELLELWLDRKMPTRAVFLVTHNIEEAVLLADRIIVLSRNPARIRADFEVQLAHPRDRKAAQFVELVDYIYKILTQPREEPTQLLTEAKQAAVSEPPTMKYQMLPHARPGGIAGLMEILLDRGGRDDLHRLAADLIMEVDDLLPIVEAAGILGFVNLQEGDVEITPEGQAFAEADILTRKALFRQAALQHVRLLQQIEHALRTKSDHALPDDFFLDILEEHFSEEESQRQLDTAIHWGRYAEIFDYDAEKGRLILTEQ
- a CDS encoding ABC transporter permease subunit; the protein is MTPLRLLKPIISERTWSFWIDLLIFGAGLALFYAVLSIARTWFGRVTPVVEISLHPSALPGYAAFSLLRITIAYVLSLTFTLIYGYIAAYNAKAERIMIPLLDILQSIPVLSFLPGVMLAMVALFPHRQLGVELGSILLIFTGQVWNMAFSFYASLKSIPRELYEVARIYRFSWWQRFTQLELPYAAIGLVWNSMMSVAGGWFFLMACEMFVLGERDFRLPGIGSYLQTAADAGNTSAILWGLGAMIGVIVLLDQLVWRPVIAWAEKFKFEQVESARVPHSLVLDVLRGSRALAYINRKTIAPMSERLTLFFARQVPPREQRQPSAWRMWFVRALALVLLTAVAYGLMHVASQMARLTTGEMAQIMRGAGATFLRVTVALLIGVSWTLPVGVAIGFNPRLARVAQPLVQIAASVPATALFPVVLLMLINLGGGLSVGSILLMLLGTQWYVLFNVIAGAMAIPTDLKEAASVFRFGAWDRWRLLILPGIFPHLITGLVTAAGGAWNASIVAEYFHFKGQILSTTGLGATISHATDAGN